The proteins below come from a single Lepeophtheirus salmonis chromosome 4, UVic_Lsal_1.4, whole genome shotgun sequence genomic window:
- the LOC121116579 gene encoding cuticle protein 7-like: MIHCLKTNTKMFHLLVACCILFPTVFGDHPSYHSASPYDESPKPYAFQYGVSDGYSGTQFSAQENSDAGLTSGSYQVALPDGRIQTVTYTVDEYAGFVADVKYEGVPSYPKYEPKPSLYKPAPYRS; the protein is encoded by the coding sequence ATGATACATTGCTTAAagacaaacacaaaaatgtttcatttactCGTTGCCTGTTGCATCCTTTTTCCAACTGTTTTTGGAGATCATCCTTCCTACCACTCAGCATCTCCCTATGATGAATCTCCCAAACCCTACGCCTTCCAATATGGTGTATCCGACGGCTACTCTGGTACTCAATTCTCTGCACAGGAAAACTCTGATGCTGGATTAACGTCTGGTTCCTACCAAGTGGCTCTTCCAGATGGTCGTATTCAAACCGTTACTTATACTGTTGATGAATATGCTGGTTTTGTTGCTGATGTTAAATACGAAGGTGTTCCATCATACCCCAAGTATGAACCAAAACCAAGTCTCTATAAGCCAGCTCCTTATCGTTCATAA
- the LOC121116298 gene encoding cuticle protein 7, with translation MFHLLVACCVLFPTVFGDHPSYHSASPYDESPKPYAFQYGVSDGYSGTQFSAQENSDAGLTSGSYQVALPDGRIQTVTYTVDEYAGFVADVKYEGVPSYPKYEPKSSHYKSAPYHS, from the coding sequence atgtttcatttactCGTTGCCTGTTGCGTCCTTTTTCCAACTGTTTTTGGAGATCATCCTTCCTACCACTCAGCATCTCCCTATGATGAATCTCCCAAACCCTATGCCTTCCAATACGGTGTATCCGACGGCTACTCTGGTACACAATTCTCTGCACAAGAAAACTCTGATGCTGGATTAACGTCTGGTTCCTACCAAGTGGCTCTTCCAGATGGTCGTATTCAAACCGTTACTTATACTGTTGATGAATATGCTGGTTTTGTTGCTGATGTTAAATACGAAGGTGTTCCATCATACCCCAAGTATGAACCCAAATCAAGTCATTATAAGTCAGCTCCTTATCATTCCTAA